From Methanotorris formicicus Mc-S-70:
AAAAAAATCTGTTGAATTAGCAAAGAAATCAGCAAATGGGAAAACGATAACCTACGAAGGAGAAATTATGTTAAGTCCAAGAGCATTGAGTTCTCTCTTAGCGTACACATTAATACCTTCATTTAGTGCAGAAAATGTGCAGAGAAATAGATCTGTTTTAAAGGATAAGTTAGGAGAAGAAGTATTTGGGGAGAATATAACCATAATAGATGATGGAACATTAGACAATGCAAATCACTCATCAAAAGTGGATGGGGAAGGTTGCCCAACAAAAAGGACAGTTTTGGTTGAGAATGGGGTGTTAAAGAGTTATTTGTATGATATAAAAAGGGCAAATATTGAAGATAGAGATTGCACAGGAAATGGGATGAGGGGCTATAGTTCTCTCCCATATATATCCCCATCAAACTTCATCATTGAGTCTGTGGATAAATTGGAGAACTTTGACAACTATGTTTATGTGAATGGAGTTATTGGCTCCCACACATCAAATCCAATAACAGGAGACTTTGTAGTTGAGGTTCAAAATGCATTTATGGTCAAAAATGGAGAGGAGATTCCTATTAAAAAAGGTCTTTTGTCTGGGAACATCTTTGAGTGTTTAAAGGAGGCGATACCATTAGATGATGTTGAACAGAGAGGAAGGCTGATTTCTCCTTCATTGGTTATAAAAGGACACATAGTTGGATAGGTTAGATT
This genomic window contains:
- a CDS encoding TldD/PmbA family protein, coding for MDIIEKIMNIGEKEGFEVEIFISKGISSSIDLDGESVDSVELSKDFGIGVRVIKNSKIGFAYSKKEDTEVVYKAMKNLVEDKFVSFAEKEKFKEPKGIFYKDVLELSEEEMLGDLILMRDIAKDEGVIVTGGGVSKSYEYNRIVNSNGVDVEEEFTYYSAYLSVIYENETGYEGLTKTKIFDVENIAKKSVELAKKSANGKTITYEGEIMLSPRALSSLLAYTLIPSFSAENVQRNRSVLKDKLGEEVFGENITIIDDGTLDNANHSSKVDGEGCPTKRTVLVENGVLKSYLYDIKRANIEDRDCTGNGMRGYSSLPYISPSNFIIESVDKLENFDNYVYVNGVIGSHTSNPITGDFVVEVQNAFMVKNGEEIPIKKGLLSGNIFECLKEAIPLDDVEQRGRLISPSLVIKGHIVG